A region of Flavobacterium album DNA encodes the following proteins:
- a CDS encoding exonuclease domain-containing protein, which yields MKTTEYAIVDIETTGGNAGGSRITEIAVIIHDGTSVIDRFETLVNPQKEIPLPIFALTGITNEMVKDAPVFDDIAEKLFGMLSDRIFVAHNVNFDYSFVRHQLEEAGFKWTAKKLCTVRAARKIRPGLSSYSLGNLCRSLFIPLENRHRAGGDADATAILFSQLLEWDSDGEMDKMIKKTAQDQRLPPNLPPEDFEQLPEKPGVYYFYDQSKKVVYVGKAVNLKKRVASHFSGHKITPQRQHFLRDIYSISFEVCATELMALLLECTEIKKLWPVHNKALKRFEPKYGLYEYEARNGYRYLAIGKVTKFQKCIEVFGQLYDGIRLLQDLAGQFEIDPRFCKYCSPSEEEAYRRTDDTDLPEVDQHNQQIESAIDFYLKSRPSFAILDKGRSADERSCIWVENGHFYGMGYIPSDIGFTEPSEMKDHVTPYRSNQYIMQLLYSYAAKYPNKVIAQKPLAEIEI from the coding sequence ATGAAGACGACTGAATATGCAATAGTGGATATCGAAACTACCGGTGGGAATGCCGGAGGAAGCCGTATTACCGAGATCGCAGTCATTATCCATGACGGTACCAGTGTAATCGACCGCTTCGAAACACTTGTCAATCCGCAAAAGGAGATACCGCTGCCCATTTTTGCCCTTACAGGCATTACCAATGAAATGGTGAAAGATGCCCCTGTTTTTGATGACATTGCAGAAAAGCTATTCGGCATGCTTTCAGATCGAATCTTTGTTGCCCACAATGTCAATTTCGATTATTCCTTTGTCCGCCACCAGTTGGAAGAAGCCGGATTTAAATGGACGGCGAAAAAATTATGTACGGTGCGTGCCGCAAGAAAGATCAGGCCGGGGCTGTCGTCCTATAGCCTGGGGAATCTTTGCCGGTCGTTATTTATACCCTTAGAGAACAGGCACCGTGCCGGCGGCGATGCCGATGCTACGGCTATATTGTTTTCCCAACTGCTCGAGTGGGACAGCGATGGGGAGATGGATAAAATGATCAAAAAAACGGCTCAGGACCAGCGCCTCCCGCCAAACCTCCCACCGGAAGATTTTGAGCAATTACCTGAAAAGCCGGGCGTATATTATTTTTACGACCAGTCGAAAAAAGTTGTGTATGTAGGCAAGGCGGTCAACCTGAAAAAACGTGTGGCTTCCCATTTTAGCGGCCATAAGATTACCCCGCAACGGCAGCATTTTTTGCGGGATATTTACAGCATTTCTTTTGAGGTCTGCGCTACCGAACTGATGGCACTGCTGCTGGAGTGTACCGAGATCAAAAAGTTATGGCCCGTACATAATAAAGCCCTGAAGCGTTTTGAGCCAAAATATGGCCTTTACGAATATGAAGCCCGCAATGGCTACCGGTACCTCGCCATAGGTAAGGTGACTAAATTCCAGAAATGCATAGAGGTGTTCGGCCAATTATATGATGGGATACGACTGCTCCAGGATCTTGCCGGACAGTTTGAAATCGACCCCAGGTTCTGTAAATACTGCAGTCCTTCGGAAGAAGAAGCATACCGGAGAACCGATGACACAGACCTGCCTGAAGTGGATCAGCATAACCAGCAAATCGAAAGTGCCATTGACTTTTATTTAAAAAGCAGGCCGAGCTTTGCTATCCTTGATAAAGGCCGTTCAGCCGATGAGCGCAGCTGTATCTGGGTCGAGAACGGCCACTTTTATGGCATGGGCTATATCCCTTCGGATATTGGATTTACAGAGCCTTCGGAAATGAAGGATCATGTTACACCTTACCGGAGCAACCAGTACATCATGCAATTGCTGTATTCCTATGCTGCAAAATATCCTAATAAAGTTATAGCCCAAAAACCGCTTGCTGAAATAGAAATTTAA